One Punica granatum isolate Tunisia-2019 chromosome 3, ASM765513v2, whole genome shotgun sequence genomic window carries:
- the LOC116199026 gene encoding late embryogenesis abundant protein 7, translating to MASQDQRFQAGEAKGRTEEKTGQMMGTTRDKMQAAKDKTSEVAQAAKDKTNEAAQAAKDKAQSAKDRAHESKDQGGSYMAEKAGAAKEKASGGAESAHETAMAGQDKTGGVLQQTGEKVKGMAQGAADAVKHTLGMDKPNEDGPTRDYD from the exons ATGGCGTCTCAGGATCAGAGGTTCCAGGCAGGTGAAGCCAAGGGCCGTACtgag gAAAAGACGGGCCAGATGATGGGTACGACGAGGGACAAGATGCAAGCAGCCAAAGACAAGACCTCCGAGGTGGCCCAGGCGGCGAAGGACAAGACCAACGAGGCAGCCCAGGCTGCGAAAGACAAGGCGCAATCAGCAAAAGACCGGGCCCATGAGTCGAAGGACCAGGGGGGCAGCTACATGGCTGAGAAGGCAGGGGCCGCAAAGGAGAAGGCCTCGGGTGGGGCCGAGTCGGCGCATGAGACGGCCATGGCCGGACAGGATAAGACAGGGGGAGTGCTCCAACAGACTGGGGAGAAGGTGAAGGGGATGGCACAGGGGGCGGCGGACGCTGTGAAACACACGCTGGGGATGGACAAACCCAACGAGGATGGTCCGACTAGGGATTATGATTAG